One genomic segment of Culturomica massiliensis includes these proteins:
- the kdsB gene encoding 3-deoxy-manno-octulosonate cytidylyltransferase, giving the protein MRVLILIPARYASTRFPGKPLAEIGGKPVIQHVVEKAVAVSDCVYVATDDRRIYDRVVAFGGKAVMTAATHCSGTDRCYEAYCNVMALRQEEYDVVVNIQGDEPFIIPEQIRALAACFENPAVQIATLAKRFECNADVFDPNKVKVVFSALGQALYFSRSPMPFCRGVDQEEWIKTAAFYKHIGMYAYRPEVLKEITALSQGSLEKAESLEQLRWLENGYQIAVRITDHESIGIDTPEDLERANALI; this is encoded by the coding sequence ATGCGAGTATTGATTCTTATTCCGGCGCGTTATGCTTCTACCCGTTTCCCCGGCAAGCCGTTAGCGGAAATCGGCGGAAAACCGGTGATACAGCATGTGGTGGAAAAGGCCGTAGCTGTTTCCGATTGTGTTTATGTGGCTACGGATGATCGGCGGATTTATGACCGGGTCGTGGCATTCGGAGGAAAAGCCGTCATGACGGCTGCGACACATTGCAGCGGTACGGACAGGTGTTATGAGGCTTATTGTAATGTGATGGCTTTACGGCAGGAAGAATACGATGTCGTCGTGAATATTCAGGGGGACGAGCCTTTTATAATTCCGGAACAGATTCGTGCTTTGGCTGCCTGTTTTGAAAATCCGGCGGTTCAAATTGCAACTTTGGCTAAAAGGTTCGAGTGTAATGCGGATGTTTTTGATCCGAATAAAGTAAAAGTGGTTTTTTCCGCTTTGGGACAAGCTCTTTATTTTTCCCGTTCTCCGATGCCTTTTTGCAGAGGTGTCGATCAGGAAGAATGGATAAAAACAGCGGCTTTTTATAAACATATCGGGATGTATGCTTATCGTCCGGAAGTACTGAAAGAGATCACGGCCTTGTCTCAAGGCAGCTTGGAAAAAGCAGAGTCGTTGGAGCAATTGAGGTGGTTGGAAAACGGCTATCAAATAGCTGTTCGTAT